CTGGGACCGGTTCAAAAAGCCGTATATCCACTGGCTTCTTACGATCCCGATTGTTGCCGGTGCCGGGATGTCTGCTGTTTTTATCACGACGGTAAACGGGTTCATGAATCAGCCCGAGGGCTTTGCCATGGCGGGTGGGCAATTCATAGCTGTCAATCCGGTGGAGGCGATGCTGAATACAGCGACGTTCTCCAAGGTGTTCCATGTCTTAAGCTCAGCCTATCTGACCGGAGCCGCAATGCTGGCAGGCATTGCCGCGTTTGCACTCCTCAAAAAGGGCGCCTCGGAATACCATAAAAAAGCGCTGAAGCTGATGATGGCCGTGGTGATGGTGTTTGGACTGCTGAACTCACTGGCTGGAGATGCGTCTGCAAAATTTTTGGCTGAGCATCAGCCGGAGAAGCTGGCAGCGGCAGAGTGGCATTTTGAAACGGAAAGCGGTGCAGATTTGATTCTGTTGGGGTGGCTTAACGCAGAGCATGAGGTTCTGGGCGCACTTCACATTCCCAAATTTCTCAGCTTCCTTGCCTTTGGCGATTTTAATGCAGAAGTGACAGGTCTGAATGAATTTCCTGCGGATGAGCAGCCACTGCTCCTGGTCCATTATTTGTTTGATCTGATGGTCGGTGTAGGGTTCGCACTACTAGGCATTTCATTCCTGTATTTCCTGTTTGTCTTCTGGAAAAAACGCAATGAGCATAACAAATGGCTGCTTCGCGCGATCGCGTTAGGCGCACCGCTTGCTTTTCTGGGAGTCGAGCTAGGCTGGTTTTACGCTGAAATCGGTCGGC
This genomic interval from Paenibacillus sp. FSL H8-0332 contains the following:
- a CDS encoding cytochrome ubiquinol oxidase subunit I; translated protein: MGIDTVLWSRLVTGLTLGFHVIFATIGVGVPLMIAIAEFMGIRKKDPHYTLMAKRWARGFVISVAVGVVTGTAISLQLALVWPNFMKLAGNVIALPLFMEVFAFFFEAIFLGIYLYTWDRFKKPYIHWLLTIPIVAGAGMSAVFITTVNGFMNQPEGFAMAGGQFIAVNPVEAMLNTATFSKVFHVLSSAYLTGAAMLAGIAAFALLKKGASEYHKKALKLMMAVVMVFGLLNSLAGDASAKFLAEHQPEKLAAAEWHFETESGADLILLGWLNAEHEVLGALHIPKFLSFLAFGDFNAEVTGLNEFPADEQPLLLVHYLFDLMVGVGFALLGISFLYFLFVFWKKRNEHNKWLLRAIALGAPLAFLGVELGWFYAEIGRQPWILRGYMRVEEGATTSPSVRILFFVFLLLYILLGTVCVLVLRRMFKDNPAETEMEKWHQPPGDKSKVKGEHAK